The Pungitius pungitius chromosome 8, fPunPun2.1, whole genome shotgun sequence genome has a window encoding:
- the si:dkey-19e4.5 gene encoding UBA_like_SF and PTH2 domain-containing protein isoform X3: MEPTEQSGPDSGPQDVNPVFLQQLRELDIPEEAAKQALLHTRNVSAEEAAMYYFNKLENEEEGDDDLMFKMVFVVNMDLAMGVGKVAAQVGHAAVGLYQALQEKNSWREMAWKWDHSGSKKVVVQGTNVAHLLELQALAMSLSLPTYLVQDAGMTQVEAGSRTVLAIMGEEEMVNNVTGSLKLL; this comes from the exons ATGGAGCCAACAGAGCAGTCGGGCCCGGACTCCGGCCCTCAGGATGTCAACCCTGTGTTCCTGCAGCAGCTTAGGGAGCTGGACATCCCAGAGGAGGCAGCCAAACAG GCACTTCTACACACAAGGAATGTGTCTGCAGAGGAGGCGGCCATGTACTACTTCAACAAGCTGGAGAATGAG GAGGAGGGGGATGATGACCTCATGTTCAAGATGGTGTTTGTGGTGAACATGGACCTTGCCATGGGTGTTGGAAAG GTTGCCGCCCAGGTGGGTCATGCTGCCGTGGGTTTGTACCAGGCTCTACAGGAGAAGAACAGCTGGAGGGAGATGGCCTGGAAGTGGGACCACAGCGG GTCCAAGAAGGTGGTGGTCCAGGGCACCAACGTAGCTCATCTATTGGAGCTGCAGGCCCTGGCCATGAGCCTCAGTCTGCCCACTTACCTGGTCCAGGATGCGGGGATGACCCAG GTGGAGGCCGGGTCCCGCACTGTGCTGGCCATCAtgggtgaggaggagatggtgaACAACGTCACTGGGAGTCTGAAGCTGCTCTGA
- the si:dkey-19e4.5 gene encoding UBA_like_SF and PTH2 domain-containing protein isoform X1 codes for MNEAERDLKSYLNGTLISVINVGPEPRMEPTEQSGPDSGPQDVNPVFLQQLRELDIPEEAAKQALLHTRNVSAEEAAMYYFNKLENEEEGDDDLMFKMVFVVNMDLAMGVGKVAAQVGHAAVGLYQALQEKNSWREMAWKWDHSGSKKVVVQGTNVAHLLELQALAMSLSLPTYLVQDAGMTQVEAGSRTVLAIMGEEEMVNNVTGSLKLL; via the exons ATGAATGAAGCTGAACGCGATTTAAAGAGCTATTTAAACGGCACACTGATATCAGTAATCAACGTTGGACCTGAG CCAAGAATGGAGCCAACAGAGCAGTCGGGCCCGGACTCCGGCCCTCAGGATGTCAACCCTGTGTTCCTGCAGCAGCTTAGGGAGCTGGACATCCCAGAGGAGGCAGCCAAACAG GCACTTCTACACACAAGGAATGTGTCTGCAGAGGAGGCGGCCATGTACTACTTCAACAAGCTGGAGAATGAG GAGGAGGGGGATGATGACCTCATGTTCAAGATGGTGTTTGTGGTGAACATGGACCTTGCCATGGGTGTTGGAAAG GTTGCCGCCCAGGTGGGTCATGCTGCCGTGGGTTTGTACCAGGCTCTACAGGAGAAGAACAGCTGGAGGGAGATGGCCTGGAAGTGGGACCACAGCGG GTCCAAGAAGGTGGTGGTCCAGGGCACCAACGTAGCTCATCTATTGGAGCTGCAGGCCCTGGCCATGAGCCTCAGTCTGCCCACTTACCTGGTCCAGGATGCGGGGATGACCCAG GTGGAGGCCGGGTCCCGCACTGTGCTGGCCATCAtgggtgaggaggagatggtgaACAACGTCACTGGGAGTCTGAAGCTGCTCTGA
- the si:dkey-19e4.5 gene encoding UBA_like_SF and PTH2 domain-containing protein isoform X2: MNEAERDLKSYLNGTLISVINVGPEPRMEPTEQSGPDSGPQDVNPVFLQQLRELDIPEEAAKQALLHTRNVSAEEAAMYYFNKLENEEGDDDLMFKMVFVVNMDLAMGVGKVAAQVGHAAVGLYQALQEKNSWREMAWKWDHSGSKKVVVQGTNVAHLLELQALAMSLSLPTYLVQDAGMTQVEAGSRTVLAIMGEEEMVNNVTGSLKLL, encoded by the exons ATGAATGAAGCTGAACGCGATTTAAAGAGCTATTTAAACGGCACACTGATATCAGTAATCAACGTTGGACCTGAG CCAAGAATGGAGCCAACAGAGCAGTCGGGCCCGGACTCCGGCCCTCAGGATGTCAACCCTGTGTTCCTGCAGCAGCTTAGGGAGCTGGACATCCCAGAGGAGGCAGCCAAACAG GCACTTCTACACACAAGGAATGTGTCTGCAGAGGAGGCGGCCATGTACTACTTCAACAAGCTGGAGAATGAG GAGGGGGATGATGACCTCATGTTCAAGATGGTGTTTGTGGTGAACATGGACCTTGCCATGGGTGTTGGAAAG GTTGCCGCCCAGGTGGGTCATGCTGCCGTGGGTTTGTACCAGGCTCTACAGGAGAAGAACAGCTGGAGGGAGATGGCCTGGAAGTGGGACCACAGCGG GTCCAAGAAGGTGGTGGTCCAGGGCACCAACGTAGCTCATCTATTGGAGCTGCAGGCCCTGGCCATGAGCCTCAGTCTGCCCACTTACCTGGTCCAGGATGCGGGGATGACCCAG GTGGAGGCCGGGTCCCGCACTGTGCTGGCCATCAtgggtgaggaggagatggtgaACAACGTCACTGGGAGTCTGAAGCTGCTCTGA